One Methanolobus sp. WCC4 DNA segment encodes these proteins:
- a CDS encoding protein translocase subunit SecF, translated as MEVGLTERLDSFVRKHNDRQLAAIPLAVFVVSILILAFVFASSGAPVKLGMEFKGGTMVSVATEESVPSIEQKYADYPITDVRQAGARVIIQFGPMSNELQQELVSDVIDSYESVEINQIGPVYGESLQKQAVKAVIISFIGMAIVVFLIFRTAVPSLAVVLSALSDIAIAAAFMNIVGIELSLGTVAALLMLIGYSVDSDILLTTRVLKRRGTPQENITNAMHTGITMTTTTLAALVVMYLVSTYAYLLSSSLSQITLLSNISIVLIFGLVADMMNTWMLNTSILRWHVSSVGTRRRKA; from the coding sequence ATGGAAGTCGGTTTGACTGAACGTTTAGATTCTTTTGTCAGAAAACATAACGATCGTCAGCTTGCAGCAATCCCGCTTGCAGTATTTGTAGTATCCATATTGATACTCGCATTTGTATTTGCAAGTAGTGGAGCACCTGTAAAGCTTGGAATGGAGTTCAAGGGCGGAACAATGGTCTCCGTGGCAACTGAAGAAAGTGTGCCATCCATTGAACAGAAGTATGCAGATTACCCGATAACTGACGTCAGACAGGCCGGAGCACGAGTGATCATCCAATTCGGACCAATGAGCAATGAACTGCAGCAGGAACTGGTAAGTGATGTCATAGACTCCTACGAGAGTGTGGAGATCAACCAGATAGGACCTGTATACGGAGAGAGCCTTCAGAAACAGGCTGTCAAAGCAGTGATCATCTCATTCATCGGAATGGCCATCGTGGTCTTTTTGATATTCAGGACAGCCGTCCCATCACTTGCAGTAGTACTATCAGCATTATCCGATATCGCAATAGCAGCCGCTTTCATGAACATCGTCGGTATCGAACTGTCCCTTGGAACTGTTGCAGCACTTCTGATGCTCATCGGTTATTCGGTTGACAGCGATATATTGCTCACAACACGGGTACTCAAGAGGCGCGGGACCCCGCAGGAGAATATCACCAATGCGATGCACACAGGAATTACAATGACCACAACAACCCTTGCAGCACTTGTGGTGATGTACCTGGTGTCAACATATGCATACCTGCTTAGCTCATCCCTGTCCCAGATCACCCTTCTGTCGAACATATCCATAGTACTGATCTTCGGACTGGTAGCGGACATGATGAATACCTGGATGCTTAACACCTCAATACTCAGATGGCATGTTTCAAGCGTTGGTACAAGGAGGCGTAAAGCATGA
- a CDS encoding tRNA uridine(34) 5-carboxymethylaminomethyl modification radical SAM/GNAT enzyme Elp3 → MTNNDTTDFETACRRIMDMVLEGRITDEKQLNEAKKKVAKSFRLSTLPKNADIIISGNDEEQEKVRAILQRKPVRTISGVAVIAAMTSPAPCPHGICVPCPGGPDSEFHSPQSYMGREPSTMRAMQFEYDPYRIVTNRLTQLKQIGHEVKKAELIIMGGTFSARSIDYQEWYTKRCIEAMNDFYGDSWREQASPIGKTIPYYTIEDVQKANETSVVRNTGITFETRPDWTKKAHIDKMLELGATKVEIGVQSTYDFILERMRRGHSVADSIEANRILRDSALKVGFHMMPGLPGTDVEMDIRNFRRLFDNPGFRPDYLKIYPTLVTEGTQLHEMWKEGRYEAMTDEEATLLLSEIKSFIPKWVRLQRIQRDIPSPQILAGVRKSNIRQLASEHLEQHGGRCRCIRCREVGHNILKGKEPDVNNIELTVESYECCGGEEHFIAFEDVKNDILIGFLRLRFPNSPHRKELQRAALVRELHVFGSTVAVGKDAGKDDWQHRGYGKELIAHAEELAFDSGYRKLAIISGIGVREYYRKSGYELERAYMTKELNSH, encoded by the coding sequence ATGACGAATAACGATACAACAGACTTTGAAACCGCATGTCGCAGAATAATGGACATGGTACTTGAAGGCAGGATAACTGATGAAAAACAGCTCAATGAAGCAAAGAAGAAGGTTGCAAAGAGCTTCCGACTTTCGACCCTTCCGAAGAATGCTGACATCATAATATCAGGCAATGATGAGGAGCAGGAAAAGGTCAGGGCCATACTCCAGCGAAAACCCGTGAGAACCATATCAGGGGTTGCGGTCATAGCTGCGATGACATCACCTGCACCATGTCCCCACGGCATATGTGTTCCTTGCCCGGGAGGACCGGATTCAGAGTTCCACTCACCCCAGAGCTACATGGGAAGAGAGCCCTCAACCATGCGGGCCATGCAGTTCGAATATGACCCATACAGAATAGTTACGAACCGCCTGACCCAGTTGAAGCAGATCGGACATGAGGTAAAGAAGGCTGAGCTTATAATCATGGGAGGCACCTTCTCTGCAAGGTCCATAGACTATCAGGAATGGTACACGAAACGCTGCATTGAGGCCATGAACGACTTCTACGGGGATTCATGGAGAGAGCAGGCCAGCCCCATAGGAAAGACCATTCCCTATTATACCATCGAGGATGTACAGAAAGCGAACGAGACATCTGTGGTCAGGAACACCGGTATCACCTTCGAGACACGTCCTGACTGGACAAAGAAGGCACACATCGACAAGATGCTGGAACTTGGAGCTACCAAGGTTGAGATAGGTGTTCAGAGCACCTATGATTTCATTCTTGAGAGAATGAGACGCGGACACAGCGTTGCAGACAGTATCGAAGCTAACCGTATTCTCAGGGATAGTGCCCTTAAGGTGGGATTCCATATGATGCCGGGACTTCCGGGGACTGATGTTGAGATGGACATCAGGAATTTCAGGAGACTTTTCGATAATCCCGGTTTCAGGCCGGACTACCTTAAGATATATCCGACCCTTGTGACAGAAGGTACCCAGCTCCATGAGATGTGGAAAGAGGGAAGATACGAAGCTATGACAGATGAGGAAGCCACATTGCTCCTTTCAGAGATCAAGTCATTCATCCCGAAATGGGTCAGGCTACAGCGCATACAGAGGGACATACCATCACCACAGATACTTGCAGGAGTTCGCAAGAGCAATATACGGCAGCTTGCAAGTGAACATCTGGAACAACATGGTGGCAGGTGTCGCTGCATAAGATGTCGTGAGGTCGGACATAACATATTAAAAGGAAAAGAACCAGACGTTAATAATATAGAACTGACAGTCGAGTCCTATGAGTGTTGTGGGGGAGAGGAGCATTTCATTGCCTTTGAAGATGTTAAGAACGATATACTCATAGGGTTCCTGAGACTGAGGTTCCCGAACAGCCCGCATAGAAAGGAGCTGCAAAGAGCTGCACTTGTAAGAGAGTTACATGTGTTCGGTTCTACCGTGGCTGTGGGAAAGGATGCCGGAAAGGACGACTGGCAGCACAGAGGTTATGGAAAGGAACTTATAGCCCATGCAGAAGAACTGGCATTTGATTCAGGATACAGGAAACTTGCAATAATCAGCGGCATAGGTGTTCGCGAATACTATCGGAAATCAGGATATGAACTGGAAAGAGCATATATGACAAAGGAATTGAATTCACACTGA
- a CDS encoding secondary thiamine-phosphate synthase enzyme YjbQ, with protein MAVFSEGFKVETSGNSDIIDITPQVTELVALSGMCNGIVLVYVPGSTAAITTIEFEPGLIRDMKAALERLAPQGITYHHNERWHDGNGHSHIRASFLGQGESFPLVDGTILLGTWQQVILIDLDNRPRSRKVLVQVCGE; from the coding sequence ATGGCTGTCTTCAGCGAAGGATTCAAGGTTGAGACTTCCGGGAATTCGGATATAATTGACATAACTCCTCAGGTCACGGAGCTTGTCGCACTTTCCGGAATGTGTAATGGCATTGTACTTGTATATGTGCCGGGTTCAACTGCAGCCATAACCACGATAGAGTTCGAACCGGGTCTTATCCGTGATATGAAAGCGGCACTTGAAAGGCTTGCTCCGCAGGGAATCACTTATCATCATAACGAAAGATGGCATGACGGTAATGGTCATTCGCATATCAGGGCATCATTTCTGGGGCAGGGTGAATCCTTCCCTCTTGTGGATGGAACTATCCTGCTTGGCACATGGCAACAGGTAATCCTCATTGATCTTGATAATCGTCCACGTTCAAGAAAAGTACTTGTGCAGGTATGTGGGGAATGA
- a CDS encoding AAA family ATPase — MKDLWTVKYRPKTFDEIIGNEQSVDMIIKLARSNNLPHLVFHGPENSGKSSTAFALAFDIYGEGYERNLAYFNASDFFEQGKSYLVRDKRFLRILGTDDPKKISSSVINIFKEVINEYASMAPMDADYKIIFIDNAESLNSDSQHALRRIMEKYTTTCRFILSTTQPSKLITPLRSRGLQLFFTHVSDDKLITFISKVAENEGLNVTADGMAALAYHARGNIARALNTLQIASIQPGNENIGPQQIYDATLGESSENVTKLFESITSKNVLEARKYIDALILEEGLSGQEILLQLHKVVIGSNEPDDIVARWVTKIADTDLYLTESANDRIQLEALVAGFCQ; from the coding sequence TTGAAGGACCTGTGGACTGTAAAATACCGGCCAAAGACATTTGATGAGATCATCGGTAATGAACAATCCGTGGACATGATCATCAAGCTGGCAAGGTCCAACAACCTTCCACACCTTGTCTTCCACGGACCGGAGAATTCGGGCAAGTCAAGTACGGCCTTTGCACTTGCCTTTGACATCTACGGTGAAGGATACGAGCGTAATCTGGCATATTTCAATGCATCGGATTTCTTTGAACAGGGTAAAAGCTACCTTGTACGGGATAAGAGATTCCTGCGTATACTCGGAACCGATGACCCGAAGAAGATATCCAGCAGTGTGATCAACATCTTCAAGGAAGTTATCAACGAGTATGCAAGTATGGCACCCATGGATGCGGACTACAAGATCATATTCATAGACAATGCCGAATCGCTAAACTCGGATTCACAACATGCCCTGAGGAGGATAATGGAGAAATATACGACAACATGCCGTTTCATACTCTCCACCACCCAGCCTTCAAAGCTGATAACTCCCCTTAGGTCAAGAGGCCTGCAACTTTTCTTCACCCATGTATCCGATGATAAGCTCATAACGTTCATTTCAAAGGTAGCTGAGAATGAAGGACTGAATGTCACCGCAGACGGCATGGCTGCACTGGCCTACCACGCAAGAGGTAACATTGCAAGGGCACTCAATACACTTCAGATAGCATCCATACAGCCCGGAAATGAGAACATCGGTCCGCAGCAGATATACGATGCTACATTAGGTGAGAGTTCAGAGAACGTGACAAAGCTCTTTGAGTCCATCACTTCGAAGAACGTACTCGAAGCCAGAAAATACATCGATGCACTCATCCTTGAAGAAGGACTTTCAGGACAGGAGATACTTCTGCAGTTACACAAGGTTGTGATCGGTTCCAACGAACCTGATGATATCGTAGCCCGATGGGTCACGAAGATAGCTGACACCGACCTCTACCTTACCGAAAGTGCGAACGACAGGATACAGCTTGAAGCCCTGGTCGCAGGATTCTGCCAGTAA
- a CDS encoding preprotein translocase subunit SecD — protein MKDDEQQSLFKDARVIIFILAILGSIIFIHPGYSSEEGFTTNLNYGLDLEGGSWLQLKLQGAVAQLEGDSGLLVKEIVNINLAEDVEIISVDESTDDISVTFTSDSVLTNNQMDQVGVGQTTISRSNNVTTVIVHSSRETLISTYLADSLKAEVLPTLVSDGVEYEIRTAITQEELEELMAKVGGSITTDINGDAIYKEGVTTETRDMTKEILSDKLNSLGLKDIPVKTVGDDYILIDFAGIDLATAKNIAEKPGKFEIRIITQGNESEHVLYGDEIESVSIVGYQEDSGQWYVPFTLTDAGALSLQKVAIETGATQDPMSHNLVMYLDDNEVYSAPLSYSAAQRLETTPIYSWQASTGPEDESRTQAEELQIHLRAGALPVNVELMGSGHVDATLGQQFKTQAVIAGLLALLAVAFVVFTKYHKPAILIPMVSTSISEVIMILGFASAIGWQLDLASIAGIIAAIGTGIDHLVIITDEVLYEGKLPPRKVYLSRITKAFAIIFAASATTIIAMSPLVVMGFGALKGFAITTIVGVLIGILIARPVYGKVIHEVLAAENTADAE, from the coding sequence ATGAAGGACGATGAACAGCAGAGCCTTTTCAAGGATGCCAGAGTGATCATCTTCATACTAGCGATCCTCGGGTCCATAATATTCATACACCCCGGTTATTCCTCAGAAGAAGGATTTACCACCAATCTCAACTACGGGCTTGACCTTGAAGGCGGTTCATGGCTCCAGTTAAAACTGCAGGGTGCCGTTGCCCAGCTCGAAGGTGACAGCGGACTTCTGGTAAAGGAGATAGTCAACATCAACCTTGCAGAGGATGTTGAGATAATATCCGTTGATGAGAGTACTGATGATATTTCAGTGACATTCACATCGGATTCAGTACTTACAAACAATCAGATGGACCAGGTAGGTGTAGGCCAGACTACCATCTCACGAAGCAATAATGTTACAACGGTTATAGTCCACTCATCCAGGGAGACGCTCATAAGCACGTATCTCGCAGACTCACTCAAAGCAGAGGTCCTCCCAACACTCGTATCGGACGGTGTTGAGTATGAGATAAGGACAGCCATCACACAGGAAGAACTTGAAGAGCTCATGGCAAAGGTCGGCGGATCAATTACCACTGATATCAATGGAGATGCGATCTACAAGGAAGGCGTCACTACCGAGACAAGGGATATGACAAAGGAGATACTCAGCGACAAGCTCAATTCCCTTGGTCTTAAGGACATACCTGTAAAAACGGTCGGTGACGATTACATACTCATTGACTTCGCAGGAATAGACCTTGCGACAGCCAAGAACATAGCCGAGAAGCCAGGAAAGTTCGAGATCAGAATAATTACACAGGGTAATGAGTCAGAACACGTCCTCTACGGTGATGAGATCGAATCCGTCAGCATTGTAGGATACCAGGAAGACAGCGGACAATGGTACGTACCTTTCACACTTACGGATGCTGGTGCCCTTTCACTTCAGAAGGTTGCGATCGAGACCGGTGCTACACAGGACCCGATGTCACACAACCTTGTGATGTACCTTGACGATAACGAGGTATACAGTGCACCTCTTAGTTATTCTGCAGCTCAAAGACTTGAGACCACACCGATATACTCATGGCAGGCGTCTACTGGCCCAGAGGATGAAAGCAGGACCCAGGCTGAAGAACTGCAGATCCACCTGCGTGCAGGTGCATTGCCGGTGAACGTTGAACTTATGGGTTCAGGACATGTGGATGCCACACTTGGACAGCAGTTCAAGACCCAGGCAGTAATTGCAGGCCTTCTTGCACTACTTGCTGTTGCTTTTGTTGTCTTCACCAAATACCACAAGCCGGCTATCCTTATACCAATGGTGAGCACCTCAATAAGTGAGGTCATAATGATACTCGGTTTTGCATCAGCCATCGGATGGCAGCTCGACCTTGCAAGTATCGCAGGTATAATCGCCGCCATAGGAACAGGTATCGATCACCTTGTGATAATCACAGATGAGGTGCTGTACGAAGGCAAACTGCCGCCAAGGAAAGTCTACCTTTCAAGGATAACGAAGGCATTCGCAATAATATTTGCAGCATCTGCAACAACCATCATCGCAATGTCACCACTGGTTGTCATGGGATTCGGTGCCCTTAAGGGATTCGCGATAACAACCATCGTAGGTGTCCTTATAGGAATACTGATCGCAAGACCAGTATACGGCAAAGTGATACATGAAGTACTTGCAGCAGAGAACACAGCAGATGCGGAATAA
- a CDS encoding MinD/ParA family protein, translating to MTLTLAIHSSKGGTGKTSIATNLAVAFAIEGKNTCLIDLDLRGPSLCSMFEPQSRFWINDFLSGKCSLKDTLTDMGEEMNTEGDLYMSFSNPDIGEIRELVGKDRNWQASALKALMNGKKELAEEELDVVIFDTSPGVEYESINAVAASDMVIIIHNDTYACTSCTEQLIKGVYSLLDKKCAIIDNMHHGSNCLDVIEKSRYGAPVLATIPCMCEIATRGNEEILVHTDPDHLFSKSIIAVRDKIKAMQ from the coding sequence ATGACCCTCACACTAGCAATACACTCTTCTAAAGGCGGAACTGGAAAGACCAGCATTGCAACGAACCTTGCAGTTGCCTTTGCAATCGAAGGAAAGAACACATGCCTTATCGACCTCGACCTCAGGGGTCCTTCACTCTGCTCCATGTTCGAACCGCAAAGTCGTTTCTGGATCAATGATTTCCTTTCAGGGAAATGCAGTCTGAAAGATACACTTACAGATATGGGAGAGGAAATGAACACAGAAGGTGATCTGTATATGAGCTTCTCGAACCCGGATATTGGAGAGATAAGGGAGCTTGTAGGCAAGGACAGGAACTGGCAGGCAAGTGCACTCAAAGCACTGATGAACGGAAAAAAAGAGCTTGCTGAGGAGGAACTCGATGTGGTCATCTTCGACACAAGTCCGGGAGTGGAATACGAATCAATAAATGCCGTTGCCGCATCGGATATGGTGATAATAATACACAACGATACATATGCGTGCACAAGCTGCACGGAACAGTTGATAAAAGGTGTTTACAGTCTCCTCGACAAGAAATGTGCGATTATAGACAATATGCACCATGGCAGCAATTGTCTTGATGTGATCGAGAAGAGCAGATATGGCGCACCAGTCCTTGCAACAATACCATGTATGTGTGAGATCGCAACCAGAGGGAACGAAGAGATACTCGTCCATACGGACCCGGACCATCTGTTCTCTAAAAGTATAATAGCTGTAAGAGATAAAATAAAAGCTATGCAATGA
- a CDS encoding DUF128 domain-containing protein, with product MQRNQRIQFTSSKIEDLMFRTTFDPKTMEGDVIVNLSLIDKQDYDDVLKIFSMAINSGLAVSPLLKILHEGDSIGDRKIGEGEVGFATVCSITIDGLLLKAGVMVKPRFGGLVEIRDGEPIRFTNVLTYQSTTIDPLEVLMSQEITSVMNMLKTGSGKILANLREAPMVARDVIDSTLSDMVDAGINGILEVGDPNTRILDVPVERDHLGIVVIGGTNPMAIVQEHGIPIRTNAMSTLMDINKLYHINDIV from the coding sequence TTGCAAAGGAATCAACGTATCCAGTTCACATCATCGAAAATAGAGGACCTGATGTTCAGGACGACCTTCGATCCAAAGACGATGGAAGGCGATGTCATCGTAAACCTGTCCCTCATTGATAAGCAGGATTATGATGATGTTCTCAAGATATTCAGCATGGCTATCAATAGTGGACTTGCGGTCAGTCCTCTGCTTAAGATCCTTCATGAAGGTGATTCCATTGGTGACAGGAAGATCGGCGAAGGCGAGGTTGGCTTTGCAACTGTATGCAGTATCACGATAGATGGTCTTCTCCTGAAAGCAGGTGTGATGGTAAAACCAAGATTTGGAGGACTTGTTGAGATACGTGATGGTGAACCTATACGTTTTACAAATGTCCTTACATACCAGAGTACTACCATTGACCCACTTGAAGTATTGATGTCACAGGAAATAACTTCCGTGATGAATATGCTGAAGACAGGTTCCGGTAAGATCCTTGCGAACCTGCGTGAGGCTCCCATGGTTGCAAGGGACGTTATAGACAGCACTCTTTCAGATATGGTCGATGCCGGAATAAATGGGATACTGGAGGTTGGTGATCCCAATACCAGGATACTGGATGTACCTGTGGAACGCGATCACCTTGGCATTGTTGTCATTGGTGGTACGAACCCCATGGCTATCGTTCAGGAACACGGGATTCCAATACGCACCAATGCAATGTCAACACTAATGGATATCAATAAGCTCTATCACATCAACGATATCGTGTGA
- a CDS encoding DUF1699 family protein, whose product MKIRVVSSKEEINTLGPNEEIIHLAFRPSNTDIFSLIMKCPNVKALHIPSSYKRTISNSAKMYLEMQGIDLLEGDVWGHRKDINEYSEVSQSVYDRIAQYKSEGMTEEEVEDKMIRETRLSPDFVKFLVKQS is encoded by the coding sequence ATGAAAATAAGAGTTGTAAGTTCAAAAGAAGAGATCAATACCCTTGGCCCGAATGAAGAGATCATCCACCTCGCATTCAGACCATCCAACACAGATATCTTTTCACTCATTATGAAATGCCCTAATGTAAAAGCACTCCACATACCAAGCTCTTACAAGAGAACCATCTCAAACTCTGCAAAGATGTACCTTGAAATGCAGGGAATCGATCTTCTTGAAGGAGACGTATGGGGTCACAGGAAGGACATCAACGAGTACTCCGAGGTTTCACAGAGCGTCTACGACCGTATCGCACAGTACAAGAGCGAAGGCATGACCGAAGAGGAAGTAGAGGACAAGATGATCAGAGAGACAAGGCTTAGCCCTGACTTTGTCAAGTTCCTCGTAAAACAGTCATAA
- a CDS encoding helix-turn-helix domain-containing protein, giving the protein MESELLEQIVTNLKEINSKLDRLIVQVEKKEEQGSEKDRKLAESLDVITLLSLPDHLRTTATTLFEIGPATADEIANETNKERAVESNYLNQLVRMDHVNKYREGRKVYFRINDSLKKK; this is encoded by the coding sequence TTGGAATCGGAGCTATTAGAGCAGATCGTTACTAATCTGAAAGAGATAAATTCCAAGCTTGACAGGCTCATCGTACAGGTCGAGAAAAAGGAAGAACAGGGCAGTGAGAAGGACAGGAAGCTTGCAGAATCACTTGATGTGATCACATTATTATCACTTCCTGACCACTTAAGGACGACAGCAACTACATTGTTCGAGATCGGCCCTGCAACAGCAGATGAGATCGCAAATGAGACGAACAAGGAAAGGGCAGTTGAGAGCAACTACCTCAACCAGCTTGTCAGAATGGACCATGTCAATAAGTACAGAGAAGGCAGGAAAGTATATTTCCGTATCAATGACAGCCTGAAGAAAAAATAA
- a CDS encoding cytidine/deoxycytidylate deaminase family protein, whose amino-acid sequence MTDRPSIDEYLLEIATVVAKRSTCLRNRVGAVIARDKRILSTGYNGAPRHMEHCLDIGCIRQQNNIASGTRHEKCRAVHAEQNAIIQAALHGVSTDGATLYCTHQPCILCAKMIINSNIKRVVYIQPYPDTDALDFFSDSGVEVVNIPVSDFA is encoded by the coding sequence ATGACTGACAGGCCAAGTATAGATGAGTATTTGCTTGAGATCGCTACGGTCGTGGCCAAGCGTTCAACGTGTCTCAGGAACAGGGTCGGCGCCGTGATCGCCAGGGACAAACGTATACTTTCCACCGGTTATAACGGTGCACCGAGGCATATGGAGCATTGTCTCGATATAGGTTGTATCAGACAGCAGAACAACATTGCTTCAGGTACACGTCACGAGAAATGCCGTGCTGTCCATGCAGAGCAGAATGCTATCATCCAGGCTGCCCTTCATGGCGTGAGCACCGATGGTGCAACACTCTACTGCACTCATCAGCCCTGCATCCTGTGTGCCAAGATGATAATCAATTCAAATATCAAAAGGGTTGTTTATATCCAGCCTTACCCGGACACCGATGCACTTGATTTCTTCTCGGATTCAGGTGTCGAGGTTGTCAACATCCCCGTATCAGACTTTGCTTAG
- a CDS encoding DHH family phosphoesterase translates to MSEIMAMMAERAAKCAEEIRKYDEIQLVSHIDADGITSGAIIAKALERAGIGYEMMFVKQLDEVIVEQLADTNPELTIFTDLGSGQLEHINNYGLHSIVSDHHRPQGETEFHLNPHLFGANGSYEISGSGTTFILATKLGDNRDLADLAITGCVGDMQYRKYGHLVSLNRMILEANPEYIVAKKDIALFGKQTRPVYKMLQFSSDPFIPGLTGSEDSCIDFLAKIGLQFANDEKWRRWIDLSEEERMKVTSSLLQHAMQSGMSSYNIGRLVAEGYILLSEKEGTEMRDATEYSTLLNATGRYMQAEVGMQVCMGDRDEAYREAQDLLGNHRKNLVDGLNFVKDNGITELSHLQYFDAGSVIPETIVGIVAGMSHSSAGNRKLPIIAFADKEDGHKVSARGTQELVNRGLNLAEALSIVCQELGGAGGGHDIAAGATVPFGKKEEFIQKLNSTIEKQLMKK, encoded by the coding sequence ATGTCTGAAATCATGGCCATGATGGCTGAACGTGCAGCAAAGTGCGCTGAAGAGATCAGGAAATACGATGAGATACAGCTGGTATCCCATATCGATGCTGACGGGATCACATCCGGTGCAATCATTGCAAAGGCACTGGAACGAGCAGGTATCGGCTATGAGATGATGTTCGTAAAACAACTTGATGAGGTGATCGTGGAGCAACTTGCAGACACAAATCCGGAACTTACCATCTTCACCGATCTTGGAAGCGGACAACTGGAACACATCAACAACTATGGATTACATTCCATCGTTTCGGACCACCATCGCCCTCAGGGAGAGACCGAGTTCCACCTGAACCCTCATCTTTTCGGTGCCAACGGCTCCTACGAGATAAGCGGATCAGGAACAACGTTCATACTTGCAACAAAACTTGGAGACAACCGGGATCTTGCAGACCTTGCTATCACTGGCTGTGTAGGAGATATGCAGTATCGTAAATATGGGCACCTTGTAAGCCTCAACAGGATGATACTTGAAGCAAATCCCGAATACATCGTTGCAAAAAAGGATATCGCACTTTTCGGAAAACAGACAAGACCCGTATACAAGATGTTACAGTTCTCATCCGACCCGTTCATCCCGGGACTCACAGGTAGTGAAGATTCATGTATCGACTTCCTTGCAAAGATAGGTCTGCAGTTCGCAAATGATGAGAAATGGAGAAGATGGATCGACCTTTCTGAGGAAGAGAGGATGAAGGTCACCTCATCCCTGTTGCAGCATGCCATGCAAAGCGGAATGTCATCCTACAATATCGGAAGACTGGTTGCAGAGGGATATATACTCCTTTCCGAGAAGGAAGGGACCGAGATGAGGGATGCAACGGAATACTCTACACTCCTCAACGCCACCGGCAGATACATGCAAGCTGAGGTAGGCATGCAGGTGTGCATGGGTGACCGTGACGAAGCATACAGGGAAGCTCAGGACCTTTTAGGCAACCACCGCAAGAACCTTGTCGACGGACTGAACTTCGTAAAAGATAACGGTATCACAGAACTCTCACATCTCCAGTACTTCGATGCAGGAAGCGTTATCCCTGAGACCATAGTAGGTATCGTTGCAGGAATGAGCCACTCTTCTGCAGGGAACCGAAAACTGCCGATCATAGCATTTGCCGACAAGGAGGACGGCCATAAGGTCTCAGCAAGGGGAACCCAGGAACTTGTGAACAGAGGACTGAACCTTGCAGAAGCACTTAGCATCGTCTGTCAGGAACTTGGCGGAGCAGGTGGCGGTCATGATATAGCGGCTGGAGCTACAGTACCTTTTGGTAAAAAAGAAGAGTTCATACAGAAACTCAATTCGACCATCGAAAAGCAGTTAATGAAAAAATGA
- a CDS encoding coenzyme F420-0:L-glutamate ligase has product MHAFTIENIPLVKEGDDIASIICERTDIEDNDIIVIASTIVSKAEGRMFRLEDIIAGENAERIAAKLGLDPRFVQAVLNRSHEVLVEFPILLVETDNGHVCIKAGIDDSNVDNGYLIDLPTDPDRSARKIGESIEERTGKNISVIVTDTNGRAFKIGQTGIAVGVYQIHPIKNWKGQKDLFGNTLEITEEAIADEMAGAANLLMGEGDGGYPVVILRGLEFRSEDGSIKEMYRSEREDIIKKGLRCLSKV; this is encoded by the coding sequence ATGCATGCATTCACCATTGAGAACATCCCCCTGGTAAAAGAAGGGGATGATATCGCATCGATTATCTGCGAAAGAACGGACATAGAGGACAATGATATCATAGTCATAGCCTCCACCATAGTTTCAAAAGCAGAGGGCAGGATGTTCAGGCTGGAGGACATAATTGCAGGCGAGAATGCCGAAAGGATCGCTGCAAAACTCGGACTTGACCCTAGATTTGTACAGGCAGTCCTTAACCGCAGCCATGAAGTACTTGTTGAGTTCCCGATCCTCCTTGTTGAAACGGATAACGGACACGTGTGTATCAAAGCAGGAATAGATGATTCCAATGTTGACAACGGATATCTGATAGACCTGCCAACAGACCCTGACAGGAGTGCAAGGAAGATAGGCGAAAGCATCGAAGAACGCACCGGAAAAAATATCAGTGTGATCGTCACCGACACCAACGGCAGGGCATTCAAGATCGGGCAGACAGGAATTGCTGTTGGGGTGTATCAGATACATCCCATAAAGAACTGGAAGGGACAGAAGGACCTTTTCGGCAACACACTTGAGATCACAGAGGAAGCCATAGCCGATGAGATGGCAGGTGCTGCGAATCTCCTGATGGGAGAAGGTGATGGCGGATATCCGGTAGTTATCCTCAGGGGACTGGAATTCAGGTCAGAGGACGGTTCGATCAAAGAGATGTACCGCAGTGAGCGGGAAGATATAATTAAAAAAGGACTTCGCTGTCTAAGCAAAGTCTGA